In the genome of Paenibacillus pabuli, the window AGCCTGATATTTTCTTAGACTACGCCGGGGTTTTCCTGCAATTTTTGCTTTGTTTATAAAAATGGATGCCTCCTGTTTGATTTTAAATGTGATCATTCATCTGTCTGTATGCACTAGGCAAAACACCCCGAACCCGTTTGAAGGCTCTTCGAAACGAATGCGCGCTGTTATATCCGGTTGTTAATGCGATTTCATCAATCGTGTGCTGACTCTCCCGCAGCAGTTCAGCTGCTTTGTTGATTCGCACCACTTCCACATAATCGGAAAGGTTCTCCCCGGTATGCTCTTTGAATAACTGAGATATATATTTTTCCGGTTTGCCCATATGTTCTGCGATCCGGTACACCGTCAAGTTTGCATCCGCATAACGTTCCTGGATATATGCAATCGTTTCGTTCACAAATCCGGCATGCATGTTACATTTTTTACGCTGAACGTCTTGGCATACGTCTTTCGCCAGATGATGGAACTTGCTCTGAAGTACGGCAACCTTATCCGTCACCTGAATTGCTGAAACCCGATCCTTAAGCTCCTCCACAAGCGATTCGTCCAGCATAATTTTAGGCTCCAGCTTCAAAAATGTGCCCTTCAATTCCATGATGAACTGCTGTGTCATGTCATACGATAGCTCTCGCTCAGTAAAGTTCCGGCTGAACAACTGATCCAAAATACGGTTGGACTCTTCCATTTCTCCTGCCTTGAGCGTATTGAGCAGACGTTGTTCAGACTCAATCGGATAGTAGTACAGTTCCGTTTCCTTCACCGCGTCCTCGAATTTCATGATGTGGTCCTTTCCGGTGTGAATGGCATATTCCAGCGCGTGTCTTGCCTCGTTGAACGAACGACCAACATCATTCCATACCTCATAAGAAGAGCCCGTTCCAATTGTGGTCGATACCCGGTAATCCCGGTATACAGCATGTGTCAGTTTTTCAAGCTCAGCTTCACATTTACACAGGGCTTTATCCATAGAATCACCACTAAGAGGATACACAAAAGCAATCAGATCCGTTCCCCAGTCTGTTACCAATACTTCGGAATTCCATGCCGCCATGGCTTCCCGCACGATGAGCCTTGCAACGCTTAGCTCCTGAATAATTTCCTCACTATCTGGACTGCCATAACCGTCTACCTTTAGAATTCCTACAAACCCCCGGTTGGTATGGAGCGAAATGCCCGTCTGGGAAGAGATGGCCTCCAGCTCGCGCGTTGTGTAAAACTCTCCGGTAAGCAAACGTTTAATGAAACCATCCCGCAGCATTGGGAGCTGCTCATTCAATGCGTTCTTGAGAAGATGGTTGTTCGTAATGAGACTCGTAATGTTGCTGGCCAAAAAGTCGTATTCATTGCTTGTCTTTCCAGGCAGCCCAATATCCTGTTCCCGGAACACGGACAGAAGCCGATGAATCGGAGCACTGTTGCGATAAGCAAGCAGGAGCCCGATTAACAATCCGAAGCCAAGCGTAGCTAGCGTAAAGGTAAAGGTAACCTGCTTGATTTGGTCTGCTTTGACCATAAGCGCACGTTCGGGGATGCCAGCCATGTAATTCCAGCCGTTTTGATTGGAACGAATGGAAATCAGCAGACGTCCGTCGCCCATAGGCTTCGCTTCATCGTCCTTGCTGACAGTCATATCCTTTAAGTTTTTTGCCTCGTCTTTATTCAGGCCCCGCGAAAAAATGATATCCCCCTTGGAGTCTGTCACCAGTGTCCATCCTCCATATTGCTCCACAATATGATTAGTCAGGCTCGCCATCTTATTTTCATCAATCATGACGCCAATTGTAGCCTGCGGTTTGTTGAAGCTGTTTAATGGAAGCGATTGAAGAAACGTAATGGCAGGAGCGTCCACAAGCACATTACTGCGAATCTCTTTTTTATAGTTTTGTAGGGGAATGATCTCGTTTAAATGCGGTTTTTTTAATATGTTCTCTTTCCACTCTTCAAACGTCATGCCTTCTAGCCGATTGGCAGCAAAATAATGTTCTGGTCGATAGTAAACCGTCGTAGGCGTAATAATGACATTATAGTTCGGAATGTAGATGAAGAAATGAGACAAATAATCATTGGTGCTGCTGTACATGGACAGACTGCGCTGCATGCGGCTCAAACCGTAGACATTATTAGCGTCATGCGGCTTGGGATCAGCGATTAAACGATATAAATCCTGGTTAATGGCCAACTGTCTCGTGAAATCCTCGACCTGCATAAGATTACGTTCA includes:
- a CDS encoding helix-turn-helix domain-containing protein, which encodes MQRLWSKFSPLFRRFMISYLVILMIPQIAGYASYRASIEAARTSSIENSLKSLNLGKEIIERNLMQVEDFTRQLAINQDLYRLIADPKPHDANNVYGLSRMQRSLSMYSSTNDYLSHFFIYIPNYNVIITPTTVYYRPEHYFAANRLEGMTFEEWKENILKKPHLNEIIPLQNYKKEIRSNVLVDAPAITFLQSLPLNSFNKPQATIGVMIDENKMASLTNHIVEQYGGWTLVTDSKGDIIFSRGLNKDEAKNLKDMTVSKDDEAKPMGDGRLLISIRSNQNGWNYMAGIPERALMVKADQIKQVTFTFTLATLGFGLLIGLLLAYRNSAPIHRLLSVFREQDIGLPGKTSNEYDFLASNITSLITNNHLLKNALNEQLPMLRDGFIKRLLTGEFYTTRELEAISSQTGISLHTNRGFVGILKVDGYGSPDSEEIIQELSVARLIVREAMAAWNSEVLVTDWGTDLIAFVYPLSGDSMDKALCKCEAELEKLTHAVYRDYRVSTTIGTGSSYEVWNDVGRSFNEARHALEYAIHTGKDHIMKFEDAVKETELYYYPIESEQRLLNTLKAGEMEESNRILDQLFSRNFTERELSYDMTQQFIMELKGTFLKLEPKIMLDESLVEELKDRVSAIQVTDKVAVLQSKFHHLAKDVCQDVQRKKCNMHAGFVNETIAYIQERYADANLTVYRIAEHMGKPEKYISQLFKEHTGENLSDYVEVVRINKAAELLRESQHTIDEIALTTGYNSAHSFRRAFKRVRGVLPSAYRQMNDHI